Part of the Candidatus Coatesbacteria bacterium genome is shown below.
GACAACGTCACCACGGTGCTGTTACTGGCGCCGATCGCCATCTTCGCCGCCGACGTCCTGCACCGCAAGCCCCACGTCCTGCTGATCGTGATGGCCCTGGCCGCCAACATCGGCGGTACGGCCACCCTGATCGGCGATCCGCCCAACATGCTCATCGGTTCGGCCGCCGGGCTGACTTTCGCCGAGTTCCTGCTCAACACCGGCCCGGCCGCCCTGATCGGCCTGGCCGTCACCCTGGGTTACACCCTGCTGGTCAACCCCGAGCTGCGGCAAAAATCAGCCGGGCGGATCGACCCCGCCGGCTTCGACGAATCCAAGCAGATCACCGACCGCCGGACCCTGCTCTACAGCCTCGTCGTCCTCGGTCTGGTGCTGGTCGGCTTCGTCGTTCTGCCCGGCCTCGGTGTGCCCACCGCCGCCACCGCCCTCGTCGGCGCCGCATTGCTGATGGTCGTCAACCGTACCGAGCCGGAGAAGCTGCTGGCCAAGGTCGAATGGCCGCTGATCTTCTTCTTCATCGGCCTGTTCGTCATCACCGGCGCCCTGGGCGAGGTCGGCGTCGTCCAGGCCGTCGGCCGCTTCTTCGCTACCCTGACCCCCGATCCCTTCTGGCTCTCCATCGTCGTCCTCTGGCTGGCCACCTTCGGCGCCGCCTTCCTCTCCGCCGTCCCCTTCGTCACCGTGATGATCCCGATCACCGCGGCGGCGATCGCCCACCTCGGCCTCTCCCCCGCCGCCGCCCAGCCCGTCTGGTGGGCCCTCTCCCTGGGAGCCTGCTTCGGCGGCAACGGCACCATCATCGGCTCCGCCGCCAACATGGCCCTCGTCGGCATCTCCGAGCGCACGCGGGAGCCGCTGGACTTCAAGGGCTTCTTCGGTTTGGGCATGCCCACCCTGCTCCTCGTCCAGCTCGCCTCGACGGCCTACCTCTGGTTGCGCTACTTCGCCTTCGGCTAGCTTGCTTACTGACAGGATATGTCAGATAAAGCTGATAAAATGTATTTTTAGGGTAAACCTAAAAACACAACCGAAGGAGAATTCATGCAACGCAAAAAAGCCCAGGCATCGTACGCAGAGAAAAAGATTATAGGCGATTATTGCTCTCATATACATGACCATTACGATGTTATTAAAGGTGCGCACGGTGTAGGCTGTAAAAAGGGAGAAGAATACAATAAACAAATAAGCTTGAATGCCGGTGACAGACAAGCAGATATTGTGGCCGGAGATATTGAAAATGGCGAAGTTATTGTAAAAGAAATTGTAGAAGTAGAAATGTGCAACGGTACATTCGACCGTGATCAGGTTAGAGAGTTACATGACCATTGCAAAAGCAACCAAGTTGAATTTACCTTGATTATCCCAGAAGAACAGTATGATGAATATAAAAAAGATATCTATAGCTGCCTCTGCATGCGAAGACGCGGAGAAGCTGTATTTATTAATTATTTAACATATTCAACCACCACCTTTAAGGAAATGCTTGATTTTAAGTTATATTGCTCATAACAACAGCCATAATCAAATATCTGTTTGACGCTGAGGGTCACGGACCCTCAGCTTTGTTAGCGAAAAGCAAGCCGCTCACCGCCCGTTGAAAAACAGCCCCCGCCCGCATCGAACCGGTCAGGCTGCTATCACCCGGCCGGAACTGGCACGGTTTTTGCATCTCGGCGACCGTTGGGACGGCGGCAACGGTCCGCCTCCGCAAAAACCGTGCCAGTTCCGGCCGGGGCGGCGGCCCGGGTGGGGGGGGGCTGTTTTTCAACGGGCGGGGGCGACTGCTATAATCGGTTCGCCACTTGAAGCTGGAGGACCGATGAGCGCTCCCCTGCTACTGTGTGCCGATGTGGGCTCGACCCGCGGCGGCAACTTCGCCTGGGCCCGCCTGGAGAACGGCTGGGTCGTTGGCGGCACGGCGATCGACCGTCTGAGGGCGCAGCTTTCCCGGGCTTGCGAAGAGGGTCGGCCCGTCGCGCTGGGTTTGGAGTGCCCCCTGTGGCTGCCGGTCCCGACGGCCGAAAGCTGCTTGAGCCGTGGGCGAGAGGGGGAGGGCAATCGTTCCTGCTTCGCCCCGGCCGGGGGTTATGTGGCGGTCCTCGGGCTGCACCAGCTCTGTTATCTGCTGAGCGGTATAACTGCGCGGTCGGGTTACCCGGTGACCCAGGACTGGCGCTCGTGGTTCAATGATCCCAGCGGTTTGCTGCTCTGGGAGGCCTTCGTCAGCGGACCGGCCCACAGTGATCAGGGAGATGCACTGGGTCATCTGCGCGACGCGGCCACGGCGCTGGTGGAGTTCGCCCGACGGCTGGAGGATGGGGAGCCGGCGAGCGACGTGTCGGCACGGGACGCGGGTAAGCTCTCCCTGGCCGGCGCCGCCATGCTGTGGGCGGGTCTGGCTGATGAATCCCTCCTGCTGCGGCGGGAGGTCCTGGTGGTCAAACCGCAGCAGCCTTATCCGGGCAAATTGGAAGGGGAATGAGACCTTGGGGCCCTTGACAGCGCCGGGGGTGGCAAGGGACAATGTAGAAAAATAACGGATTGCGGCTTCCGAGGTAACGTGAAGACCATCCCGCCCGATTTCTATCCCCGATTGCTGGACTCCATCGAGGAGGGCGTTTTCACCGTTGACCTCGGTTTTCGTATCACGTCGTTCAACGCCGCCGCCGAGCGCCTGCTGGGCATCTCCCGGGAGCGGGCCGTGGGGCGGCGTTGTCACGAGGTTTTCCGGGCGACGTTATGCGGCGAGGCCTGCGCCCTCAAGCTGACCGTGGCCGACGGCGAAGCCCGGCGCGGTATACGGGTCGACGTTCTCGACGCCGAGGACGAGGCCCGGCCGATCAGCATCTCGACGGCGGCCCTGCGCGACGACGCGGGCCGGATAATCGGCGGCGTGGAGATCTTCCGCGATAATACAGAGATCGAGGAGCTACGCCGGGAGCTGTCCGAGCGCGGCCGTCTGGGCGACCTCGTTGGCACCAGTCCGGCGATGCAGGAGGTCTTCCGCCTGCTGCCCGATCTGGCCGCCGCCGCGGCCCCGGTGCTGATCACCGGCGAGTCGGGCACGGGCAAGGAGCTGCTGGCTCGGGAGATCCACCGTCGGGGGCCGCGCGCCGAAGGGCCCTTCGTCACGGTCAACGCCGCCGCTCTGCCCGACAGCCTGCTGGAAAGCGAACTGTTCGGCTACGAGAAGGGGGCCTTCACCGGGGCGGCGGGCTCCAAGCCCGGCCGCTTCCAGGAGGCCGACGGCGGCACCCTGTTCCTCGACGAGATCGGCGACCTGTCGCCGGCTTTCCAGGTCAAGCTGCTACGCGCCCT
Proteins encoded:
- a CDS encoding PAS domain-containing protein; the protein is MKTIPPDFYPRLLDSIEEGVFTVDLGFRITSFNAAAERLLGISRERAVGRRCHEVFRATLCGEACALKLTVADGEARRGIRVDVLDAEDEARPISISTAALRDDAGRIIGGVEIFRDNTEIEELRRELSERGRLGDLVGTSPAMQEVFRLLPDLAAAAAPVLITGESGTGKELLAREIHRRGPRAEGPFVTVNAAALPDSLLESELFGYEKGAFTGAAGSKPGRFQEADGGTLFLDEIGDLSPAFQVKLLRALESGEVTPLGSNSPRVVDVRIITATNRDLRRLMESGAFREDLFYRLRVLPVRLPALRERRSDIPELIEHFRRRLAARTGRAVEGLTDEAFALLYDYVYPGNVRELRNILERAFALCHGPRIGVRHLPEELLTDREAQVETTDDVPPISERSDQRQRLLAALREHRWNRQRTAEALDISRTTLWRWMKQHGLLE